A stretch of Suncus etruscus isolate mSunEtr1 chromosome 9, mSunEtr1.pri.cur, whole genome shotgun sequence DNA encodes these proteins:
- the KCNA4 gene encoding potassium voltage-gated channel subfamily A member 4 encodes MEVAMVSAESSGCNSHMPYGYAAQARARERERLAHSRAAAAAAVAAATAAVEGSGGSGGGSHHHHQSRGACSSHDPQSSRGSRRRKRQRPEKKKVHHRQSSFPHCSDLMPSGSEEKILRELSEEEEEEDEEEDEEEEGRFYYSEDDHGDECSYTDLLPQDEGGGYSSVRYSDCCERVVINVSGLRFETQMKTLAQFPETLLGDPEKRTQYFDPLRNEYFFDRNRPSFDAILYYYQSGGRLKRPVNVPFDIFTEEVKFYQLGEEALLKFREDEGFVREEEDRALPENEFKKQIWLLFEYPESSSPARGIAIVSVLVILISIVIFCLETLPEFRDDRDLIMALSAGGHSGLLNDTAAAHLENSGHTIFNDPFFIVETVCIVWFSFEFVVRCFACPSQALFFKNIMNIIDIVSILPYFITLGTDLAQQQEGGNGQQQQAMSFAILRIIRLVRVFRIFKLSRHSKGLQILGHTLRASMRELGLLIFFLFIGVILFSSAVYFAEADEPTTHFQSIPDAFWWAVVTMTTVGYGDMKPITVGGKIVGSLCAIAGVLTIALPVPVIVSNFNYFYHRETENEEQTQLTQNAVSCPYLPSNLLKKFRSSTSSSLGDKSEYLEMEEGVKESLCAKEEKCQGKGDDSETDKNNCSNAKAVETDV; translated from the coding sequence ATGGAGGTTGCAATGGTGAGTGCGGAAAGCTCAGGGTGCAACAGTCATATGCCTTATGGTTATGCAGCTCAAGCTCGGGCCCGGGAGCGGGAGAGACTCGCTCATTCCAGGgcagctgcagcagcagcagtggcagcagcCACAGCCGCAGTGGAAGGAAGTGGTGGTTCTGGAGGGGGctcccaccatcaccaccaatcCCGGGGGGCCTGCAGCTCTCATGACCCTCAGAGCAGCCGGGGAAGCCGGAGGAGGAAGAGGCAGCGGCCAGAGAAGAAGAAGGTCCACCACCGTCAGAGCAGCTTTCCTCATTGCTCCGACCTCATGCCCAGTGGCTCTGAGGAGAAGATTCTGAGGGAGCTgagtgaggaagaggaagaggaggacgaggaggaggacgaagaagaggaggggagattTTACTATAGCGAGGATGACCATGGTGATGAGTGTTCCTACACAGACCTGCTGCCTCAGGACGAAGGCGGTGGCTACAGTTCAGTCCGCTACAGTGACTGCTGTGAACGTGTGGTGATCAACGTGTCAGGCCTGCGATTTGAGACCCAGATGAAAACTCTGGCCCAGTTTCCAGAGACTTTGCTGGGGGACCCTGAGAAGAGGACTCAGTACTTTGATCCTTTGCGTAATGAGTATTTTTTTGACAGGAACCGGCCCAGCTTTGATGCCATCTTATACTATTACCAGTCAGGAGGCCGCCTGAAGAGGCCCGTCAATGTCCCCTTTGATATTTTTACCGAGGAGGTGAAGTTCTATCAGCTGGGAGAGGAGGCCCTGCTCAAATTTCGGGAGGACGAGGGCTTTGTGAGAGAGGAGGAGGACAGAGCCTTGCCAGAGAATGAATTTAAGAAGCAGATTTGGCTTCTCTTTGAGTATCCAGAGAGCTCCAGTCCAGCTAGGGGCATAGCCATCGTCTCTGTCCTGGTCATCCTAATCTCCATTGTCATCTTCTGCTTGGAAACCTTGCCTGAGTTTAGGGATGACAGGGATCTCATTATGGCACTGAGTGCGGGTGGGCACAGTGGGCTGTTGAATGACACCGCAGCAGCCCACCTGGAGAACTCAGGGCACACTATATTCAATGACCCCTTCTTCATCGTGGAGACAGTCTGTATTGTTTGGTTTTCCTTTGAGTTTGTGGTCCGCTGCTTTGCTTGTCCCAGCCAGGCCCTCTTCTTCAAGAACATCATGAACATCATTGACATTGTCTCCATTTTGCCTTATTTCATCACACTGGGCACTGACTTGGCCCAGCAACAGGAGGGTGGCAATGGGCAGCAACAGCAGGCCATGTCCTTTGCCATCCTCAGGATCATTCGTCTGGTCCGTGTATTCCGGATCTTCAAACTCTCCAGGCACTCCAAGGGCCTGCAGATCCTGGGCCATACCCTCCGAGCCAGCATGCGGGAACTGGGCCTTCtgatcttcttcctcttcattggGGTCATCCTGTTTTCCAGTGCTGTGTATTTTGCAGAGGCAGATGAACCAACGACCCATTTCCAAAGTATCCCAGATGCATTTTGGTGGGCTGTGGTGACCATGACAACTGTGGGCTATGGGGACATGAAGCCCATCACTGTGGGGGGCAAGATTGTGGGGTCCTTGTGTGCCATTGCTGGTGTCTTAACCATTGCTTTGCCAGTGCCAGTGATTGTCTCTAATTTTAACTATTTCTATCACAGAGAGACTGAAAATGAGGAACAGACACAATTGACACAGAACGCAGTCAGTTGCCCTTATCTCCCTTCTAATTTGCTGAAGAAATTTCGGAGCTCTACTTCTTCTTCCCTGGGGGACAAGTCAGAGTATCTAGAGATGGAAGAAGGAGTTAAGGAATCTCTCTGTGCAAAGGAAGAGAAGTGTCAGGGAAAGGGGGATGACAGTGAGACAGATAAAAACAACTGTTCAAATGCGAAGGCTGTGGAGACTGATGTGTGA